A single genomic interval of Saccharomyces eubayanus strain FM1318 chromosome IV, whole genome shotgun sequence harbors:
- the FMP23 gene encoding Fmp23p, which produces MLINRLSRVRSVRYFYNAKPILSKEVSRRVIVAPASHFRTSSPNLKSNIPIHEYKQLPEDSNYIEKHYRELQIFLNEFLMKKLNKTYADFEGNPDELVFQLEKFIELEVTSKCTDHTTSDSRKGGFKSIGDRIVVDRYLDFVKDVRLTLLLNGGHSFIFDVMLQAKEVFDKMQKQ; this is translated from the coding sequence ATGTTGATTAATCGCTTGAGTAGGGTTCGATCTGTAAGGTATTTTTATAATGCTAAACCCATTCTGTCTAAAGAGGTTTCACGACGAGTGATCGTTGCGCCAGCGTCGCACTTCAGAACCTCCAGTCCAAATCTCAAGAGTAACATACCCATCCATGAGTACAAGCAACTGCCAGAGGACTCGAATTACATTGAAAAGCACTACAGAGAATTACAAATATTTCTGAATGAGTTTTTAATgaagaaactaaacaaAACTTATGCCGATTTCGAAGGAAATCCAGATGAACTGGTGTTTCAGCTCGAAAAGTTCATTGAATTAGAAGTCACATCGAAATGTACGGATCACACCACCTCAGACAGTCGTAAGGGAGGATTCAAATCCATCGGAGACAGGATAGTCGTTGATCGTTATTTGGATTTTGTTAAAGATGTCAGGCTAACACTGCTTCTAAATGGAGGACATTCCTTCATATTTGACGTTATGCTGCAAGCTAAAGAGgtatttgataaaatgCAGAAGCagtga
- the RPS11B gene encoding 40S ribosomal protein uS17 — protein MSTELTVQSERAFQKQPHIFNNPKVKTSKRTKRWYKNAGLGFKTPKTAIEGSYIDKKCPFTGLVSIRGKILTGTVVSTKMHRTIVIRRAYLHYIPKYNRYEKRHKNVPVHVSPAFRVQVGDIVTVGQCRPISKTVRFNVVKVSAATGKANKQFAKF, from the exons ATGTCCACTGAATTAACCGTTCAATCTGAAAGAGCTTTCCAAAAG CAACCTCACATCTTCAACAATCCAAAGGTTAAGACCTCCAAGAGAACCAAGAGATGGTATAAAAATGCCGGTCTAGGTTTCAAGACCCCAAAGACTGCTATTGAAGGTTCTTACATTGACAAGAAATGTCCATTCACTGGTTTAGTTTCCATCCGTGGTAAGATCTTGACTGGTACCGTTGTCTCCACCAAGATGCACCGTACCATCGTCATCAGAAGAGCTTACTTGCATTACATTCCAAAGTACAACAGATACGAAAAGAGACACAAGAACGTCCCAGTTCACGTTTCCCCAGCTTTCCGTGTTCAAGTTGGTGACATCGTTACCGTCGGTCAATGTAGACCAATCTCTAAGACTGTCAGATTCAACGTCGTCAAGGTCTCTGCTGCCACTGGTAAGGCCAACAAGCAATTTGCtaaattttaa